A single Glycine soja cultivar W05 chromosome 14, ASM419377v2, whole genome shotgun sequence DNA region contains:
- the LOC114383271 gene encoding methyltransferase-like protein 2 isoform X2 produces the protein MEGEHDDSQKLSLFYESGIYYFDDSNAVFVDPVRVLNRSYHRFTVSPSTYYSRFFKSPTTPNSVSSTVSSSLRKRKRKPKEPPPLNERELIALQRHQEARPLLLAAHECLLKSTELLNVLKTLKSESRCSKKECEGGQQHSFVDLGRGSPQLEVTLSLRVSDADTHLPPNELEDSLSVQCCEQKVLPAFNNLVANDTKDDAVAEILDNCYIVPRESCFYMSDLGQIRNLIPAHADSGFNLIVVDPPWENASAHQKSRYFLSLPIKQLTHTEGAIVALWVTNREKLRSFVERELFPAWGVSYAATFYWLKVKQNGSWICDLDLFHHRPYECLILGYSPGKVNNTDNQSKFKPVKNDRVIMSIPGDFSRKPPIGDLLLEYVPGLKPSRCIELFAREIMAGWVAWGNEPLYFQDSKYFVKKMDQ, from the exons ATGGAAGGAGAACACGACGACTCACAGAAGCTTTCGTTGTTTTACGAATCCGGTATATACTACTTCGATGATTCAAACGCCGTTTTCGTCGACCCCGTTCGCGTTCTCAATCGTTCCTACCACCGTTTCACCGTTTCTCCTTCTACCTACTATTCCCGTTTCTTCAAATCCCCAACAACCCCCAACTCCGTCTCCTCCACCGTTAGTTCCTCTCTCAGAAAACGGAAACGGAAACCCAAAGAGCCTCCACCTCTGAACGAAAGAGAACTAATTGCTCTACAGCGTCACCAG GAAGCGAGGCCTTTGTTGTTGGCGGCACACGAGTGTTTGCTGAAATCAACTGAACTGTTGAATGTTTTGAAAACTTTAAAGAGTGAATCGCGTTGCTCGAAGAAGGAGTGTGAGGGTGGTCAACAACACTCTTTCGTTGACCTGGGACGGGGGTCGCCTCAACTTGAGGTAACACTAAGTTTACGTGTTAGTGACGCTGACACTCACCTGCCCCCAAACGAGTTGGAAG ATTCGCTTAGTGTGCAATGCTGTGAACAGAAGGTGCTACCTGCATTCAATAATTTGGTTGCTAATGACACCAAGGATGATGCGGTGGCTGAAATTCTGGACAATTGTTATATAGTGCCTCGGGAGAGTTGCTTTTACATG TCTGATCTGGGACAGATTCGCAATTTAATTCCTG CTCACGCTGATTCTGGTTTCAACCTGATAGTGGTGGATCCACCTTGGGAAAATGCCAGTGCCCACCAGAAATCAAG GTATTTTTTATCCCTTCCTATTAAGCAACTCACTCATACTGAAGGAGCGATTGTAGCCTTATGGGTGACCAACAGAGAGAAGCTGCGTAGTTTTGTCGAGAGAGAGCTTTTTCCTGCCTGGGGAGTCAGCTATGCTGCtactttttattggttaaag GTGAAACAAAATGGATCCTGGATTTGTGATTTAGATCTCTTCCATCATAGGCCATATGAATGCCTTATCTTGGGATATAGTCCTGGGAAG GTAAATAATACCGATAACCAATCAAAATTTAAACCTGTGAAGAATGATCGAGTGATTATGAGCATTCCTGGGGATTTCTCAAGGAAACCCCCAATTGGAG ATTTATTACTGGAGTACGTTCCTGGGCTCAAACCTTCTCGATGTATAGAGTTATTTGCTAGAGAAATTATGGCTGGATGGGTTGCTTGGGGAAATGAACCCCTCTACTTTCAAGATTCTAAATACTTTGTCAAAAAGATGGATCAATGA
- the LOC114383271 gene encoding methyltransferase-like protein 2 isoform X1, producing the protein MEGEHDDSQKLSLFYESGIYYFDDSNAVFVDPVRVLNRSYHRFTVSPSTYYSRFFKSPTTPNSVSSTVSSSLRKRKRKPKEPPPLNERELIALQRHQEARPLLLAAHECLLKSTELLNVLKTLKSESRCSKKECEGGQQHSFVDLGRGSPQLEVTLSLRVSDADTHLPPNELEDSLSVQCCEQKVLPAFNNLVANDTKDDAVAEILDNCYIVPRESCFYMSDLGQIRNLIPAHADSGFNLIVVDPPWENASAHQKSRYATLPNRYFLSLPIKQLTHTEGAIVALWVTNREKLRSFVERELFPAWGVSYAATFYWLKVKQNGSWICDLDLFHHRPYECLILGYSPGKVNNTDNQSKFKPVKNDRVIMSIPGDFSRKPPIGDLLLEYVPGLKPSRCIELFAREIMAGWVAWGNEPLYFQDSKYFVKKMDQ; encoded by the exons ATGGAAGGAGAACACGACGACTCACAGAAGCTTTCGTTGTTTTACGAATCCGGTATATACTACTTCGATGATTCAAACGCCGTTTTCGTCGACCCCGTTCGCGTTCTCAATCGTTCCTACCACCGTTTCACCGTTTCTCCTTCTACCTACTATTCCCGTTTCTTCAAATCCCCAACAACCCCCAACTCCGTCTCCTCCACCGTTAGTTCCTCTCTCAGAAAACGGAAACGGAAACCCAAAGAGCCTCCACCTCTGAACGAAAGAGAACTAATTGCTCTACAGCGTCACCAG GAAGCGAGGCCTTTGTTGTTGGCGGCACACGAGTGTTTGCTGAAATCAACTGAACTGTTGAATGTTTTGAAAACTTTAAAGAGTGAATCGCGTTGCTCGAAGAAGGAGTGTGAGGGTGGTCAACAACACTCTTTCGTTGACCTGGGACGGGGGTCGCCTCAACTTGAGGTAACACTAAGTTTACGTGTTAGTGACGCTGACACTCACCTGCCCCCAAACGAGTTGGAAG ATTCGCTTAGTGTGCAATGCTGTGAACAGAAGGTGCTACCTGCATTCAATAATTTGGTTGCTAATGACACCAAGGATGATGCGGTGGCTGAAATTCTGGACAATTGTTATATAGTGCCTCGGGAGAGTTGCTTTTACATG TCTGATCTGGGACAGATTCGCAATTTAATTCCTG CTCACGCTGATTCTGGTTTCAACCTGATAGTGGTGGATCCACCTTGGGAAAATGCCAGTGCCCACCAGAAATCAAG GTATGCAACCTTGCCCAACAGGTATTTTTTATCCCTTCCTATTAAGCAACTCACTCATACTGAAGGAGCGATTGTAGCCTTATGGGTGACCAACAGAGAGAAGCTGCGTAGTTTTGTCGAGAGAGAGCTTTTTCCTGCCTGGGGAGTCAGCTATGCTGCtactttttattggttaaag GTGAAACAAAATGGATCCTGGATTTGTGATTTAGATCTCTTCCATCATAGGCCATATGAATGCCTTATCTTGGGATATAGTCCTGGGAAG GTAAATAATACCGATAACCAATCAAAATTTAAACCTGTGAAGAATGATCGAGTGATTATGAGCATTCCTGGGGATTTCTCAAGGAAACCCCCAATTGGAG ATTTATTACTGGAGTACGTTCCTGGGCTCAAACCTTCTCGATGTATAGAGTTATTTGCTAGAGAAATTATGGCTGGATGGGTTGCTTGGGGAAATGAACCCCTCTACTTTCAAGATTCTAAATACTTTGTCAAAAAGATGGATCAATGA